Within the Maridesulfovibrio zosterae DSM 11974 genome, the region GGATAGATTTTTCGTCACATACGAACCAAAATTTGTGCATCAAAGAGCACTAGCACAGCAAGGTTTATTCACGGCAGTTACAACTTACCAAAGAAGTTATGGTAAAATATTTGAAGAATACGTCCTGTCTAATAGACCAATTTTTAAAATCGTTTTTAAAGCCGAATTTAGAAAAGAATGCATAGACCGTTTAAAAAAAATGAATATAAGTTCAACGACATTGTTTCCTGATTTAGATGGGTTTTGTAGTTCTTTGAAACATGATTTTTTGTATTTGCTGTCAGATCTGGCTTCGGTTGAATAAGACAACGAATTCTCAGTCTTATGATGGCGTATTTTTAAACAAACTATTCAGTTCGCTTATTTTACCCAGTGGGAATCCCGTGGGAAACACCCAAGTAAAACACCCCGAATGTACGATTTTTTACCCATCACCCGGAATTATAACTCCGTAAGATACTAAGGTCTCAAGTACTCTTGCCAAAGGCAATCCGACTACATTGGTGTATGATCCGCTTATGCCTTTAACCAGAAAAGCACCTTTGCCCTGAAATGAACTGTGTTATCTTTATAAGTTATTGTAGTGTGCTGTCTCTGAAAGAAAACAATAACTGGGTTCTTTTATATGATGTCATGCCCATAGGAATTGTCTATGGAGCACAGCCATGTGCCGTTTTGAGTTTTGTTAAAAACGTATACAGCCTTGCGTTCAGTCTCAGGTAAATTAGGAGCAGAAACCATTGTGTTGGCAAGTACCAGAGCCGTGTCTCCGGATTCAAGAATAGTCATTCCATTCTGCTTAACCTGAAGTCCGTTTGTAAAGTATTTGGCAATTGCTTCAAAAGCTTTGCGGATAGCCTCTCTGCCTTGGACTGTTCTGCCGGGTTCAATCACAAGTACTGCGTTCTCGGTGTAGATATTAACCAAGGTGTCAAAATCTTCTGCAACTATTGCCTTATCAGCTTTTTCTATCTGGATTTCAACTGGATGTTTTTCCATTTTTTTATCCTATAGTTATAGTGTATTCTGTTTTAATTGTAGCCATAAATGGAGTGAGGTTCCCAAGCAACAGCACCCCACTGAACCAGTGTCTCAATCACCCGTGCCAAGGGCAACCCGACTACGTTGATAATCGTATATTTATCTTAACTAGTTATAATTATTAATCTAGTTTCAGCTGTGGGGGACTTATGTGGAACTGCATCCGCCTGATCAATTGCATCATTTCGATGCCTTTGATTCTGGTTAACATTCCATAATTCTAGTAGTTTATCCATCCCCCGGAACAACAACATCCCATTGAACCAGAGTCTCAATAACCCGCGCTAAGGGCAGGCCTACTACGTTGGTGTATGATCCGCTTATGCCTTTAACCAGAAAAGCACCTTTGCCCTGAATTGCGTATGCTCCGGCTTTATCATCTGGTTCACCGCAATTAGCGTATGCTTTTATGATCGTTTCATTAAAATCAATAAACTCAACATCTGTCGCTACTGTGTAGCTTAATTTCTCACCGTCTGGAGATATAAATGCGCAGCCGCTGATAACTTTATGTGTGCGGCCGCATAAGCTTTTAAGCATTTCATATGCTTCTATGCAGTCTTTCGGTTTACCTAATATATCCTGATCCCTAACTACAATTGTATCTGAGCCCAGAATATAATTACCCGGATTTGCTGCGGCAACGTTTTCAGCTTTCACCAAAGCCATTTGTGATGCGTATTCTTCGGGGTCTTGATTCGGCATGGGGGCAGGTTCTTCGCATGTGGCTGGTTTTGTCACAAATTTAAGGCCGACCGATTGTAGCAGGTCCTTTCTGCGAGGTGATCCTGAACCTAGAATGAGTGGTTTTATTGTTGAGTATATATTCATTAGTATTTCTCTTTAATTTATATTTACTGTGATTTTGTTGAATAAAATTGACCTTATTTAATTAAAAGGTCAATTCATGTTGCATAAAATAGAGATGGTATTTTTAAAATATACACACAAGTTAAAGGGGTCATGATTTAGAGTTCTGTTTATTACCTGTTATTTTTTTGAATAGAATTGTTGCCCTTTATTGGTTCTACAGGTAATAATTAATTAAATTTCATAATAGGAGAACTCAATGAAGGTTTGTATCTGGGGAGCAAGAGGTTCCCTCCCTGCCACATTCAATGCTGAGAGATCAAGGGCTAAAGTTAAAGCAGCTCTTGAAATCGCTATTGAAAAAGGTGTTGATTCAACAACGGATCTTGATTCTTTTATTGATAACGAACTTCCTTTTCCTGTCCGGGCTTCTTACGGTACGAACACTCCTTGCATTCAGATTGAAGGCGCTGATGACGAATATATAATTTGCGATTGCGGAACTGGCTTGCGTGATCTGGGCAATAAAATCATGGAAGAGCGGCAGGGCAGGTCCGGAGCTCATTATCATATTCTTATCTCCCACCTCCATTGGGATCACCTTCAGGGGTTTCCATTTTTTGTTCCAGCCTATGTACCCGGAAATCATATTTCGTTTTATGGTGGGCATCCCGGAATTGAAAAAGCGTTGCGCAATCAGCAAAGTGAACCGGGTTTTCCTGTCCATTTTGATCACCTTGGTTCCAAAATTGATTTTACGCGGCTTAAAAATGGACAGGAGTTTGAGCTTTGCGGAGTGAAAATTATAGTTAAAGCTCAATATCATCCCGGCGGTTCTTTTGGTTACCGGTTTGAAAAAAATGGCAAGTCTGCTGTATATTCAACCGATTGCGAACATAAGAGCGCTACAGCTCTAAATGATAAAGATTTTGTAGATTTTTTCAGAGATGCAGATCTGCTAATTATGGATGCTCAATATTCATTTGCTGAAGCAAACTCCATTAAAGAAGACTGGGGACATTCCAACAATATTATTGCTGTAGAATTATCCGGCCTTGCAGGAGTGAAAACACTTTGCCTTTTCCATCAGGAGCCGATTCTTGATGATTTTCAACTGCATAAATTTTTAGAAGATACTCGAGAATTTGCCGGGCTGGTTGAAAGTAAACCGGATAAGATTATAATGGCACAGGATGGATTGTGTATTGATCTATAGTGACAAGTAAAGTTGATGTTCATAAGGCTCACCTGAATTCAGGTGGGCCTTTTTTCTTGTGCATCACCGTTTATGTCTTATTTTTGACTTTTTCATTTTCTAGCATTCGCTATATCTTTATTAACCCTTATAATATCCGACGATTAAGCAATTGGCATTACCTTTGCTTGATGTTGATTGATAATTTTATCCACTTTATTTTTAATCAATCAGACTGTGGAGTCCGGTATGAAATTTGACGATTTAAAAAGTGAACTTGAACTTATGGACTTCGATTCCAATGATGCAGACACATCCGGTATGAACGGATGGTCAGTGCCTTGGGCTGATTTGATGATGGTCATGTTCGTTTTGTTTGTAGTGCTGTTCATATACAGCCAGTCCAAAGAAAATATCAAAGTTATTTTTGAAGGGAATGCCCAGACAGAGGTTTCAAATAATCCAGCTAAGGATCTGATTGAAATGATTTCGTTTCATCGCGATGCCATGAGCAGTACTACCAGTGTGATCATGACCCCTCAGGATGTTTTGTATCGCAGTGATGACGGTGCTGTCAGTATGAAGGAAGAGGGCGGAGAGCTTAAAATTGTCATGCGTGGGGATGCTTTTTTTTCTGCCGGTAAAAGCAGTTTTGAAAATAAAACCCGTCAATATCTTGCTGAAGTGGCTGAAGTGCTTAAAACCAGCAATCATGCCATCCATATCGTTGGCCATACCGATGACAGTGATATTAATATGATTGGCCGCCAGAAAGCTTTTGAATTGTCTGCTACACGCGCTGCACGAGTGGCTGAATATTTTATTAACGAAAAATCTATCAATCCTGTTCGTATCATAGTCAGCGGAAGAGGTAATTCTGCTCCAGAACTTCCCGGAGAGATGGGGAAAGTTTCAGGCAATAACCGCAGGGTTGAGATTGTTGTGATCAATACTGACATAAGTAATGCCAAATAAGGAGGTCTGTAATGAATAAGAAAAATTTAGCAGGTGTTGTAATTTCTGCCATAGTTTTCATGGCCAGTTTCTGGTTTAGCGGTGGAATTGCTCTTTACTGGAATGCAGCGGCGATGGTTATTGTTATCTCCGGTCTGGCTGTGGCTGTTATGTTGAGTTATCCGGTAGAACAGCTTCGGGAAGCATTTAAAGTTGTTCACGTAGCTTATTCCGGACGCCTTACAACACATGAAGAAATAGTTGATACATTACTTGACCTCAGCGTCAGGTCTCGCATGGATGGTATGCTTTCACTTGAAAAAGCCGGGGAAAAAACAACAATTTCATTTCTTAGAAATGCTCTGATGCTGTTAGTGGATAATTTCGAAGAGGAAGAAATTAAAGACTGCCTTAAAACGGAAATGTCATTTTTCCATATGAGACGTAGTGAATCGGAACGAATTTTCCAGTCAATGGCTCGTTACGCACCCGCTTTCGGAGTAGCAGGATCTGTAATAGGGTTGATCGGTCTGCTTATGGGTATCGATAATCCGGCTGTTATCCTCCAGCATATCCCTGTTGCCTTTATTTCAACTCTATACGG harbors:
- a CDS encoding OmpA/MotB family protein yields the protein MKFDDLKSELELMDFDSNDADTSGMNGWSVPWADLMMVMFVLFVVLFIYSQSKENIKVIFEGNAQTEVSNNPAKDLIEMISFHRDAMSSTTSVIMTPQDVLYRSDDGAVSMKEEGGELKIVMRGDAFFSAGKSSFENKTRQYLAEVAEVLKTSNHAIHIVGHTDDSDINMIGRQKAFELSATRAARVAEYFINEKSINPVRIIVSGRGNSAPELPGEMGKVSGNNRRVEIVVINTDISNAK
- a CDS encoding motility protein A; this encodes MNKKNLAGVVISAIVFMASFWFSGGIALYWNAAAMVIVISGLAVAVMLSYPVEQLREAFKVVHVAYSGRLTTHEEIVDTLLDLSVRSRMDGMLSLEKAGEKTTISFLRNALMLLVDNFEEEEIKDCLKTEMSFFHMRRSESERIFQSMARYAPAFGVAGSVIGLIGLLMGIDNPAVILQHIPVAFISTLYGVIFSNMIFAPMAETVRSRTRNELINQKMIMDGVVAIKKEQNPYKLERKLVAFLCPEDREAKTEALRNITRKYIKMRKDEKQSKEKVLREVPLVKAKAS
- a CDS encoding Maf family protein, yielding MNIYSTIKPLILGSGSPRRKDLLQSVGLKFVTKPATCEEPAPMPNQDPEEYASQMALVKAENVAAANPGNYILGSDTIVVRDQDILGKPKDCIEAYEMLKSLCGRTHKVISGCAFISPDGEKLSYTVATDVEFIDFNETIIKAYANCGEPDDKAGAYAIQGKGAFLVKGISGSYTNVVGLPLARVIETLVQWDVVVPGDG
- a CDS encoding MBL fold metallo-hydrolase: MKVCIWGARGSLPATFNAERSRAKVKAALEIAIEKGVDSTTDLDSFIDNELPFPVRASYGTNTPCIQIEGADDEYIICDCGTGLRDLGNKIMEERQGRSGAHYHILISHLHWDHLQGFPFFVPAYVPGNHISFYGGHPGIEKALRNQQSEPGFPVHFDHLGSKIDFTRLKNGQEFELCGVKIIVKAQYHPGGSFGYRFEKNGKSAVYSTDCEHKSATALNDKDFVDFFRDADLLIMDAQYSFAEANSIKEDWGHSNNIIAVELSGLAGVKTLCLFHQEPILDDFQLHKFLEDTREFAGLVESKPDKIIMAQDGLCIDL
- a CDS encoding YybH family protein is translated as MEKHPVEIQIEKADKAIVAEDFDTLVNIYTENAVLVIEPGRTVQGREAIRKAFEAIAKYFTNGLQVKQNGMTILESGDTALVLANTMVSAPNLPETERKAVYVFNKTQNGTWLCSIDNSYGHDII